A region of the Arthrobacter sp. FW306-07-I genome:
GCCTGAGGTAGTGGACAGGAAGGCGGCAAACGCCCCTGCCACCACCAAGGCGGTCAGCATGTCGCCGGCCATCCCGCCGACGAGTTCGCCGGGCAGCCTCAGGACCATGGCATCCGGCTGTCCGGACCGGGCGAGGTCCGGGGCGAACATCCGGGCCACCAGGCCATAAGCGGTGGGGAAGAGGTAGAACACGGACAGCAGGCCCAGGACGATCAGCGTGGTGCGCCGTGCCGAGTGCCCGTCCGGGTTCGTGTAGAAACGCACCAGCACGTGCGGCAGGCCCAGGGTGCCGAACAGCAGCGCCACCAGTAAGGACACGTTCTGGTAGGGCCCGGCCGGTGCCAGGCCCGTCGGGTTGACGGCCGGCGGGGACTGCGGCTCGACCCCGTGCCCGGCCAGCACGAAGATGATGAACAGGATGGGCACGGCCAGGGCTGTCAGCTTGAGCCAGTACTGGAACGCCTGGACAAAGGTGATGGAGCGCATCCCGCCGGCAACCACCGTCAGGCACACCACCACCACGACGGCCACGGACCCCACCCAGGACGGCAGGCCAGTGGCGATATGGATGGTCAGCGCGGCGCCGTGGAGCTGCGGCACGATGTACAACCACCCCACCATCACCACTACAAGGCTGGTGACGCGGCGGACCGTCCGGGAAGCGAGGCGAGACTCGGTGAAGTCCGGAATTGTATAGGCCCCAGACCGGCGGAGCGGGGCGGCGACGAAGAGCAGCAGCATCAGGTACCCGGCGGTATAGCCTACGGGGAACCAGAGCGCGTCGGTCCCGGACAGCAGGATGAGTCCGGCCACGCCCAGGAAGCTGGCGGCGGACAGGTACTCCCCGCCGATCGCCGATGCATTCCACCAGGGCCGAACGGTCCGCGAGGCAACGTAGAAGTCTCCCGTGGTGCGCGAGATCCGGAGCCCGTAGAACCCGATGATGGCGGTGGCGAGGGACACCACGGTGACGGCGGTGATGGCGACGCCGGCATTCACCCCTGCCTCACTGTTCCCCCGCCAGGTCCCGGTACCGTGCCTCGTTCCGGGCCGCCGTCCTGACGTACAGCCACGCGCTCAGCCCGATGACAGGGTAGATGCCGGCGCCCAGCAGCAACCAGCCAAAGGGGATCCCGGCGATGCGGGCGTCGGCGAGGCCGGGAACCACCACCAGGATCAGCGGGAACGCGGCAAGGATCAGAAGGAAGCCACCCGCCACCACCAGGGCCAGCCGCAGCTGGGACCGGATCAGCGAGCGGACGAACACCTGCCCAACGTCGGATTCCTGCGCCGCTTCGCGCGACTCCAGGGGCTTTGACGCGCCACGGGCCTGGGTGAGCGGTGACGCGTGCGGGGCCGTGACGCGGACCCGGGTCATGCGTGCGGCCTGATCCGGGTGGCCTCCAGCCTCTCCCGCACGATGGGCAGGTGCCTGCGGCTGATGGGCAGGCCTGCGCCGGCCACCGTGACGCGCGGTCCGTCGGCCGCCAGCTTCATGGAGGACACATGCTTCAGGGCCACCAGGTAGGAGCGGTGGGTGCGGATGAACCCGGCGTCTGCCCACTGCTGTTCCAGGTCGGCCAGCGGGACCCGGATGAGGTAGCTTGCGTCGGCGGTGTGCAGCCGCGCGTAGTCCCCCTGGGCCTGGACGTACGTGACGTCATCGCGGCGGATCATCCTGGTGGTTCCGCCCTGGTCCACTGTGATCATCTCAGGCGCCGCCCCGCCGTCGCGCAGTTCGCTGATCCGTCCCACGGAACGGGCAAGGCGCTCGGCGCGCACAGGCTTGAGCAGGTAGTCCACGGCGGCGAGTTCGAAGGCGGCCAGGGCGTGGTCCTCGTCGGCGGTGACAAAGACGACGGCGGGCGGGTTGCTGCTCCGGGCGATCGCGCCGGCGATGTCCAGGCCGGACACGGCGGGCATGTGGATATCCAGGAAGACGGCGTCGATGCTGGCGGAGGACAGGGCCGTGAGTGCTTCGGCGCCTGACGTGGCCCGCAGCACCTTTCCGATGCGTTCGTCCCTGCCCAGCAGGAAAGCCAGTTCCTCAACGGCGGGCAGCTCATCGTCAACGACGAGGACGTTAATCATTCTCCTAGGGTACTTCCAGCGGGAGGCCGGCCTTACGCATCATGGCCGGGCTGGGACTTGGGCACCCGCATGGTGATCAGCGTTCCCTCGCCCGGCGCCGTTTCCACCACCAGCCCGTGGTCGTTGCCGTACACCTGCCGGAGGCGCGCGTCCACGTTCCGCAGCCCAACGTGGTCCCCGTCGGTGTGGCCGGCCAGGACCGATCGGAGCTGCTCCGGATCCATTCCCACGCCGTCGTCCTCAATGGTGACCTCGGCGAAGGCACCCGCGTCCTCCGCCGTGATGCTGATATGCCCCGGACCTGCCTTGGCCTCCAGCCCGTGCCGGACGGCGTTTTCCACCAGCGGCTGGAGGCTGAGGAACGGGATGACGGTGCTGAGGACTTCGGGCGCCACGCGGAGGCTGACCTGGACCCGGTCGCCGAACCGGGCGCGCTCCAGGAGCAGGTAGCGGTCGATGCAGCGCAGTTCCTCGGCCAGCGTGGTGAAGTCGCCGTGCCGCCGGAATGAGTAGCGGGTGAAATCGGCGAACTCCACTACGAGTTCCCTGGCCCGTTCCGGGTCCGTGTTGATGAAGGACGCGATGGCGTTGAGTGAGTTGTAGATGAAGTGCGGGCTGATCTGGGCCCGCAGCGCCCGGACCTCCGCTTCCATGAGCAGCGTGCGGGAGGCGTCCAGTTCGGCCAATTCCACCTGGACGGCCACCCAGTCCGCCACTTCCCCTGTCGCCCTGACCAGGCCGGCCCCCGCGGAAGGAGCAAAGGCGGCAACCGCACCCACCACCCGGGTGCCCGCCCGCACGGGGGCGATGACGCCGGCAAGCCGGCCGCCGGTACCATCGCCTCCCGCGGGCAGTACGGCCGCCCGGCCCGAAGCCAGGACCTCGGCGGCGAGGTCCATCAGGCGCGGCCTGATGTCCTCGCCGCCGCCGTCCCAGGCCAGGACGCCCGAGGTGTCGGTGATCGCCAGGGCATCGCAGGCAAGCAGGGCGCGGAGCTGGCGGCTGGCCTTTGCGGCTCCGGCCGGGTTCAGGCCCCGCCGCAGGTGCTGCCCTGCCTGGGAGGCCGCGTGGAGCGTGTGGTAGGTGGCGCGTTCGGCATCAGTGCCCAGCTCACGGAAGGAACGGAGCACCTTCAGGCCCACGCCGACGACGACGGCAATGGCCATGGCGATCACAGCCACGGCCGCGGCGGTGAGGA
Encoded here:
- a CDS encoding sensor histidine kinase; this translates as MPDSPLLTAAAVAVIAMAIAVVVGVGLKVLRSFRELGTDAERATYHTLHAASQAGQHLRRGLNPAGAAKASRQLRALLACDALAITDTSGVLAWDGGGEDIRPRLMDLAAEVLASGRAAVLPAGGDGTGGRLAGVIAPVRAGTRVVGAVAAFAPSAGAGLVRATGEVADWVAVQVELAELDASRTLLMEAEVRALRAQISPHFIYNSLNAIASFINTDPERARELVVEFADFTRYSFRRHGDFTTLAEELRCIDRYLLLERARFGDRVQVSLRVAPEVLSTVIPFLSLQPLVENAVRHGLEAKAGPGHISITAEDAGAFAEVTIEDDGVGMDPEQLRSVLAGHTDGDHVGLRNVDARLRQVYGNDHGLVVETAPGEGTLITMRVPKSQPGHDA
- a CDS encoding LytR/AlgR family response regulator transcription factor, whose protein sequence is MINVLVVDDELPAVEELAFLLGRDERIGKVLRATSGAEALTALSSASIDAVFLDIHMPAVSGLDIAGAIARSSNPPAVVFVTADEDHALAAFELAAVDYLLKPVRAERLARSVGRISELRDGGAAPEMITVDQGGTTRMIRRDDVTYVQAQGDYARLHTADASYLIRVPLADLEQQWADAGFIRTHRSYLVALKHVSSMKLAADGPRVTVAGAGLPISRRHLPIVRERLEATRIRPHA
- a CDS encoding sodium/solute symporter; this translates as MNAGVAITAVTVVSLATAIIGFYGLRISRTTGDFYVASRTVRPWWNASAIGGEYLSAASFLGVAGLILLSGTDALWFPVGYTAGYLMLLLFVAAPLRRSGAYTIPDFTESRLASRTVRRVTSLVVVMVGWLYIVPQLHGAALTIHIATGLPSWVGSVAVVVVVCLTVVAGGMRSITFVQAFQYWLKLTALAVPILFIIFVLAGHGVEPQSPPAVNPTGLAPAGPYQNVSLLVALLFGTLGLPHVLVRFYTNPDGHSARRTTLIVLGLLSVFYLFPTAYGLVARMFAPDLARSGQPDAMVLRLPGELVGGMAGDMLTALVVAGAFAAFLSTTSGLVVSLAGVISQDVLGGSVRGFRLAAVVSAVVPLGFAFMTGSLALAGSVGLVFAFTASTVCPVLLLGIWWRGLTDAGAIAGMVTGGVLCGGAMIAGALPGSGPAPAWLAQPAAWSVPAAFAVMVIVSRATAGRIPASMPRIMTRLHTPERPLATER